Within the Rhizobium favelukesii genome, the region TTCATCGACTGGCTGGTGAAGGTCTTTGCTCGACAATCCTAGCGAAAAGCGTTTCACTTGGGTCAACTGTCAGAACCGGGAGATCTTCCATGGCCATCACAGACGTCACCGTGCATCCGAAGGAAGGCAGTTTCGTTGTCATCTTCACGCAGCAGTCGGGCAACAGCATATCGGTCACGCTCTACGCCGCTGCCTCCCCGGGGCTGACGAACGACAATGCGATCACGCGCGCGCGGGCATTGCTTGCGACAACGTTGCAGAGTTCGCAGGCTGATGGCGCGCGCGGCAAGGATGCAGCCCTGCTCGAAGAAGAGTTGGAAGAAGGTCTCGAGGATACCTTTCCGGCAAGCGACCCCGTATCGGTAACGGGTTCCTCCATCTCGGGCCACGACCCGAAAGCCGGTCATTAGTACCTTGAAGCAAGCCGCCGGAGCCCGAAACAGATGACGTATGCCGCTGGTGCGATCGGCGCCGCTCCCCTCGCCGGCCAGGAGCTTCAGCGTTTTTTCGAGCGCGATGCGATTGCCGTTGCCCGCGATCTGCTCGGTTGCCATCTGCATGTTGGCGATGTCGGCGGTCGCATAGCGGAGACGGAAGCCTACTTTCCCGACGACGAAGCCTCGCACAGCTTTCGCGGCCCGACGCAACGAAATGGCGCCATGTTCGGTCGACCGGGCAATGTCTACATCTATCGCATCTACGGCATGTATTGGTGCCTTAACTTTGTCTGCACGCCGGGCTCGGCCGTGCTGATCCGCGCAATCGAGCCGGAAGCCGGCATCACGACCATGACGGAGCGCCGCGGCAGCGACGTGCTCACGCAACTTTGCAGCGGCCCCGGCAAGCTCTGCCAGGCGCTCGGCATCGACCTCTCGGTGAACGACAGACTTCTCGACCGCCCGCCGTTCTCGATCACACCCTCAGCTCCTATCGAAATTGTCGCCGGCAAACGGATCGGCATAACGAAAAATGCCGAAGCACCTTGGCGCTTCGGCATCTCCGGGTCTCGCTATCTCAGCAGGCCGTTCCGCTGAACATCACTCCATCACGGCGCTGTGGTCCATCGCCGGAGCGACTTTCGGTTTGCGCAACAGCAGCACGAGCGGAATGACCGCAAGCGACATCAGCATCAGCAGCTTGAAATCGTCGATATAGGCGATGACAGTCGATTGCAGCGTGATCAGTTCATTGAGCGATGCCCGACCGGCCGCCGTCAGCGGGCTCAGCCCCTGCGCCGCCGTCGCCTCGAAGGCCCGGTTGAACGGTGTGACATAGGCGGCAATGGTCTCGTGATTTACCTGGGCGTTTTCGACAAGGAGCGCCGATACGATCGAGATGCCAACACTCGAACCAATGTTTCGCGACAGGTTGTAGAGACCGGTTCCGTCACCGCGCATGTGCGCCGGCAAGGTCGAGAAGGCGATCGTCGTCAGCGGCACGAACAGGAAGCCAAGGCCGGCGCCCTGAACGAAGCCGACGGAAATGATCGTCCACTGCGAGACATCGGGCGTCCAGCCAGTCATGGCGTACATCGCCCAGGCCGTCAGCCCGAGACCGAGCACCAGCAGCACGCGCGTATCGACCTTGCCGATCAGCCTGCCGACGATGAACATGCACAGCATGGTGCCGAGGCCACGCGGTCCCATGACGATGCCGGCGGTCATGACGGGGTAGCCCATCAGTGTCTGCAGATAAGGCGTCATCAGTGCCAGCGAGGCGAGATAGGTGATGCCGATCACGAAGATAAAGAGCATGCTGACGCTGAAATTTCGGTCCAGAAACAGCTTCGGATTCACGAACGATTTCTCAGCCGTCAGCGTATGCACGATCAACAGGTAGAAGGCCGCGGCGCAGACGATCGCCTCGATCATGACCTCGCCGGATGCGAACCAGTTCAGCTGTTCGCCGCGGTCGAGGAACAGCTGCAGCGATGCAATGCCGAGACTCATCATTCCGAACCCAAACCAGTCGAGCTTCGCCAGCACATCCAGCTTCGTCTCGGTGACGTAGATCACGATACCGGCAAACGCCAGCGCGCCAATCGGCACGTTGATGTAGAACACCCAGCGCCAGCTGATGTTATCGGTCAGCCAGCCGCCGATCACAGGTCCGAGGACCGGCCCGACCATGACCGAGACGCCAAATAAGGCCATGGCCGAGCCGCGCTCCTCGACACTATAGATGTCGAGGAGGATGCCCTGAGAGAGTGGAACCAAAGACGCGCCGAAGAGGCCCTGGAGAAGTCGGAAGGCAACAATCTGAGGAAGGCTTTGAGCCAAGCCACACAAGACCGAGGCAACGACAAATCCCGCGATCGCCGCCAGCAGCACCCGCTTGCGCCCGAACTTCGCGGCCAGAAAGCCGGACGGCGGCGTCATGATCGCAGCCGCCACGATATAGGAGGTCAGAACCCAGTTGATCTGGTCAGCGCTCGCCGAGACGCTGCCCTGAATATAGGGCAGCGCGACGTTGGCGATCGTCGTGTCCAGCGCCTGCATGATCACGGCCAGGATGACGCAAGCCGTGATCGCGGCGCGATTGGCTACCGGGGTGGCCGGCGATGATGCAGCGTTACTCATGGTCCTTGCCGCCGGAGCGGCCCAAAAGCTTGGAAACGAAATCCGGAAGACCGCGGGTACGACCCGTATCGACGTCGACGACCGTGCTCATGCCGACGCGAAGCGGCGGCTTGCCGGCGGTGTCATCGATACTGACCCGCATCGGAATGCGCTGCACGACCTTGACCCAGTTGCCAGTCGTGTTCTGCGCCGGCAACAGCGAGAAGCTCGAACCGGAGGCCGGGCTGATGCTCTCGACCTTGCCCTTCCACTCCACGCCCGGGTAGGTGTCGACATAGATCGTCACCGGCTGACCGGGCTTGACATAGGTCAGTTCCGTTTCCTTCGGGCTCGCGGCGATCCAGAGGTTGCTTGCCGAAACCAGCGAGAAGGCCTGCGTGGACGCCTGCAGGTAGGAGCCCGGCTGCAGCGCGTTGACGTTTGTCACGATGCCGTCGAACGGCGCCTTGACCACGCTGTGGTCAAGTTCGCGCTGCGCATCGTCCACCTTCGCCTTGGCTTCGAGATAGAGCGGATTGTGTTCTACCGGCTGGTCGGCATTGCCGCCGAGCTGCGCCAGCGTCGCTGCCGCTTCGGCCTTGGCAACGGCAACCTTCTGATGGCCGGCGTCGAGATTGTGCTTGGCCTGGTCATAGGCAACACGTGTCGCAGCCGAGCTGTTCAGGAGGTTCTGCTGGCGGTCGAACTCCGTCTGGTAATACGGAATATCGGCTTCGGCCTGTGTGATCTCGGCAAGCGACTGCTGATAGCTGGCCTTCAGATTGAGGATCTGGTTGCGCACGGCGCCAAGCTGCGCCTGCGCACCGTCGAGTGCGATCCTGAAAGAATCCTGGCGCAAGCTGAAGAGCGCCTGGCCCCTCGCGACGGCCTCGTTCTCGTGCACGTTGATCTGGTCGACGATACCGGAAACGTCGGTCGTCAGGCCCACCATGTCAGCCTGGATATAGGCATTGTCGGTCGACATGATCTGACCGCCGTTGACGTAGTAATAGCCACCGATGACGAGCGCGACCGGCAGCAAAGCGAACAGAACGGGCCGCGTGAGGCTGCGCCGGCGGCGGACCTGAGTGCCGCCGGGCGCAGCCACCGCAGTAGCGGGCGCTGAATTGGATGAAGGCGCCTCAGCTACTGTTTCCTCGCGAGGGGAAGTGTCATTTTCTTCAACTGGGTTTTTGGCATTTGCGTCGGCAACGACGCGCAGGGAGGACTTCTCAGCCATGTCTGGTCTCATGTTCGGCTACCGGGGTTCGGCAGGCCTGCACTAGGTTCGTCTTCATTGCGGATAGGATGTCGAACAGCTGGTCCCGCTGCTCGGGAGGGATACTCTGGAATGCTTCGCTGCGTGTCAGCTCACCGAGTTCGCGCATCTCAGCGAGCAGTGGATGTGCTTCCTCGCGCAGATAGAGAAGCCAGATGCGGCGATCGGTCGGATGCTGACGGCGCTCGATGAGCGCGCGGTCGGCGAGTTTGTCAACAATGCGGACAAGTGTCATCGGCTCGATTTCCAGGATCTCGGCAAGCCCGCCCTGGTGGATTCCCTCGTTGCTACGGAGGTACGCAAGCGTCTGCCATTGCGACCGCGTGAGCCCAAGGCAACGCGCGCGCTGCTCGAACCGCTTGCGAAGCAGCCGTGCAACGTCGTGCAACAGGAAGCCGAGAGTAGGATTGCCACTCATGACAGACAGCACCGATAATTGATAAGCACACTTATAATATGCCTAGATATATTAAGCGTTTGCAGATGCACAATAGGCTCCCTCCCAGATTCCGCAGCTGCGGCCAAAATGCCGCACTGGAATACGCGCAGAGATTTCGGAGGGTTTTCGAAATTGCAACCGGTTGGCATTTGCAATTTCGATCGGCAGCCGTTTAAAGTAGAAATCCAGAGGGTTATCGGAAATGCAGTGGTCTCGGTCGGCCGGTTTTCTCGATGACAAGCACGCCTGCGCGGCCGACCGCCGCGATCGTAAATTTGCAATGGCATAGGTGAATGAGGGCCAGCGCCCTTGTTTAGCGACATCAAGACATGAATCGCATTCGATCAGCATAAGCGACGGCGGCGCTTGCGGCCGTCCGGATAAGGAAACCGCCATGCCTTCCTCCCTTCGACGTCTGCTGACTATTGGCACCTTGGCTCTCCTGCCGTTCAACGCGGCGATGGCGCAGCAGCCAGCCTCCCCCCCTCCCGTTTCCGTCGCCAAACCTGTCGTGCGCGATGTCGTCGACAATGACGAGTTCATTGGCCGCTTCGAACCGGTCGATCAGGTATCAGTGCGCTCGCGTGTCGGGGGCTACCTGCAGGAAGTGCATTTCACCGACGGCGCACTCGTCAAGCAGGGCGATCTGCTTTTCGTCATTGA harbors:
- a CDS encoding HlyD family secretion protein; amino-acid sequence: MAEKSSLRVVADANAKNPVEENDTSPREETVAEAPSSNSAPATAVAAPGGTQVRRRRSLTRPVLFALLPVALVIGGYYYVNGGQIMSTDNAYIQADMVGLTTDVSGIVDQINVHENEAVARGQALFSLRQDSFRIALDGAQAQLGAVRNQILNLKASYQQSLAEITQAEADIPYYQTEFDRQQNLLNSSAATRVAYDQAKHNLDAGHQKVAVAKAEAAATLAQLGGNADQPVEHNPLYLEAKAKVDDAQRELDHSVVKAPFDGIVTNVNALQPGSYLQASTQAFSLVSASNLWIAASPKETELTYVKPGQPVTIYVDTYPGVEWKGKVESISPASGSSFSLLPAQNTTGNWVKVVQRIPMRVSIDDTAGKPPLRVGMSTVVDVDTGRTRGLPDFVSKLLGRSGGKDHE
- a CDS encoding DNA-3-methyladenine glycosylase, which gives rise to MTYAAGAIGAAPLAGQELQRFFERDAIAVARDLLGCHLHVGDVGGRIAETEAYFPDDEASHSFRGPTQRNGAMFGRPGNVYIYRIYGMYWCLNFVCTPGSAVLIRAIEPEAGITTMTERRGSDVLTQLCSGPGKLCQALGIDLSVNDRLLDRPPFSITPSAPIEIVAGKRIGITKNAEAPWRFGISGSRYLSRPFR
- a CDS encoding MarR family winged helix-turn-helix transcriptional regulator; this encodes MSGNPTLGFLLHDVARLLRKRFEQRARCLGLTRSQWQTLAYLRSNEGIHQGGLAEILEIEPMTLVRIVDKLADRALIERRQHPTDRRIWLLYLREEAHPLLAEMRELGELTRSEAFQSIPPEQRDQLFDILSAMKTNLVQACRTPVAEHETRHG
- a CDS encoding DHA2 family efflux MFS transporter permease subunit translates to MSNAASSPATPVANRAAITACVILAVIMQALDTTIANVALPYIQGSVSASADQINWVLTSYIVAAAIMTPPSGFLAAKFGRKRVLLAAIAGFVVASVLCGLAQSLPQIVAFRLLQGLFGASLVPLSQGILLDIYSVEERGSAMALFGVSVMVGPVLGPVIGGWLTDNISWRWVFYINVPIGALAFAGIVIYVTETKLDVLAKLDWFGFGMMSLGIASLQLFLDRGEQLNWFASGEVMIEAIVCAAAFYLLIVHTLTAEKSFVNPKLFLDRNFSVSMLFIFVIGITYLASLALMTPYLQTLMGYPVMTAGIVMGPRGLGTMLCMFIVGRLIGKVDTRVLLVLGLGLTAWAMYAMTGWTPDVSQWTIISVGFVQGAGLGFLFVPLTTIAFSTLPAHMRGDGTGLYNLSRNIGSSVGISIVSALLVENAQVNHETIAAYVTPFNRAFEATAAQGLSPLTAAGRASLNELITLQSTVIAYIDDFKLLMLMSLAVIPLVLLLRKPKVAPAMDHSAVME